A genomic window from Equus caballus isolate H_3958 breed thoroughbred chromosome 5, TB-T2T, whole genome shotgun sequence includes:
- the G0S2 gene encoding G0/G1 switch protein 2 — protein METVQELIPLAKEMMAQKPNRKLLKLYVLGSVLAFFGVVLGLVETVCSPFTASSRLREEEAAVAELQAARERKALQTQALLEKGKQQEAILRNRQHGS, from the coding sequence ATGGAAACGGTCCAGGAGCTGATTCCTCTGGCCAAGGAGATGATGGCCCAGAAGCCCAACCGGAAGCTGTTAAAGCTGTACGTGCTGGGCAGCGTCCTGGCTTTCTTCGGTGTGGTGCTAGGCCTGGTGGAGACTGTGTGCAGCCCCTTCACGGCCTCCAGCCGCCTgcgggaggaggaggcagctgtgGCCGAGCTGCAGGCCGCCCGTGAGCGAAAGGCCCTCCAGACACAAGCCCTGCTGGAGAAAGGCAAGCAGCAGGAGGCCATCCTCCGCAACCGGCAGCATGGCTCCTAA